Below is a genomic region from Lampris incognitus isolate fLamInc1 chromosome 2, fLamInc1.hap2, whole genome shotgun sequence.
cgctattccccccagtccccccgaacaggagccccatcCAACAGACctgaggaagcgctagtgcagcgaccaggacacatatccacattcggcttcccacccacagacacaaccaattgtgtctgtagggacgcccgaccaagctggaggtaacacggggattcgaaccagcgatccctgcgtaggtaggcaatggaatagaccgctgcgctgtCTGATAAGTGTGTGACACAAAGATGAGAatactaataacaataatgatgatatcCCCCCCCATTCTCTCACTATTAGCAAGTCTGCTCACAACCAACACTTATTGATCAGCCCCCAGCTCATTCTGATAAACATTAAGTATAAAAGCTACTTCCTCCTCATTGTGACTGAACCTCCTCTCCCCTGGGGGAGATGGTGGGGGACATTATCTTATTTGCAGATCCGGAGATTATCTCACATGACACGGCAATATTAAACAAATTAGTGTGTGCCACTGATAGCATCTCTGGATTCATTATTTGGTCAGATGAAAAGGCCCGTGAAACCGCCGTCAAGTCCTGTGACAGTGTCACCACGCTGGAGCCGCttttcctccttcagctctgcCGGCTCTCCAACACCGAACAGCCTGTGTGCAGATGCATATTCACACCCTAACCACAATCGATTCTGTTTATGCATTTCTTTGAGACATCAACATTTTTTTTGCAGCAAATAAACATTTTCAGCAGAGTCAGAAGTGTAAGTCTCTTGTTTGATATCATCACCTAATGATCTCTCGCCGCCTTTCTTTGTGCGGGCTCCTCCGCCCAGAGCGGAGCAGCTACAGAGGGAGAAAAGCTCTCATTATAATTCCCACCGAGTCCACGGCTCGGCTGAGAGGATCAGTCACTTGATAAAAATGATCACATAAGCCCCGCGTCTCATTCGTCCTCAATCTAGTTTATCTGCTTCAATTGAAGACTTTTCACCGCATCAGTGGGAAAATAATCACGAAGGGGGTGATGACGCACAACACAGCAAACCTCCTCTTTGTATTAACGTCTAATAAATGAATGTCGGGCGAGATACTGTTCAGCGTTTCTctttcatgcacgcacacacacgcaaccacacgcacacacacgcatgcaggcaTGCATGCATTTACCTGTAGACATACGTGGCGCATGCATGCTGACCTGCTTGCTATTCAACAGTTCTTTCTGTCATTGTTTCTACTCaacttttctcctcctctctgtgcGCCGCACCTCGCCCCGTGTGTTTCTGTCAGACGGGCTTGTGAATAATGGCTCATCAGAGCTGGCAGACTGATAGATAATTGGGTGCACATTCTTCCATTCCCTCCGActccctctttctcgctctccatTTCCATTTAAGGACCTATGAAAGGAGAAAGTCTTCTAAGTGTCGTATTTTCTCTGCTCGGTCAGCCGTTTGAGCCGAGGCCTGATTGAGTTATAACTGCCTCTGTGCTTTCAGCCTGatcaaaaaaacacaaactcagACCACAATGTGAGGATGACGTAAGAAACTGATTCGTTTTTGTTATTTACGCAAGAATGATTTTACTGACAGTCAGTTCTACACGTGATACAAAAATGTACAATGTTCACTTTACAATAATTACAACTTGGGAACCTAAACGGTGGAGCCCACTTACATTCTCGGACAAATTCATCAAGAGAACAAGGCAAATCTGAGTCTGTCAGTCTTGGGAACAAGAGACTACGCCGTTAAACTCGGCTTAGTCCTCCAGATGGAGCCCACCATTTGCGCGGGAAGGGggtgcagctccccctagtggtgggggcagccccccacccccaccagtagtggcaggtggctgtgtaacatcttagaccagtgtttctcaacccagtcttcaaggaacccctatcctgcatattttctttgcaaccctgaataggtacctgtttgcagttattcaaccaatcagcaatgaattttgtcagatgttgcacaccttgcataattaagtgctgcgagatgaatggtcgagtaagtacaagcagggctacctatgcagggttacaatgaaaatctgcaggatagggggtccttgaggactgggttgagaaacactgtcttagacccaacagtatgcctaacttttcctaacgtacaaatgcaaaaaagtaaaataaaacgtAGCGTTATGTTAAACAgcggggctgcgtggaatgtacatttttaataataaagtgagtaaacactccattccaaatctgctacacatgcGCCATACAAACACGACGATGACATcacactgtagcgaccgggggaggcgggcgctctgactgtcggcggttctgcgctggaggagcgcaatggctggtatgggactgttaatgttagatttaaaattgtgttttaatgatggggtgttcatgttgtggttgttcttgtgttgttgttttggggggtcgactcagactaagtaggagaccgtttactgactgactgcagGAAGGTGACTTGGACTGATGCCGCCACTTGGCACAAGGGGGGGGGCACttgttacgttgttgtcagttctggtccgttctggccggtgtgaataaaagagtgaCCCCGAGGTCGTGTGGTGTACGGGCATGGGAGtcgaccccaccccccaccccacctggcTCCTATGCTGTGTGTGGAGTTTTAGCGATTTAACTGAGTTAGTATGCGTCACTGCTGGTGGACGGGGCCTCTAGTCTCCTTGTCGGGTCTCCTCTCGGAGATTGTGATGAAggctcctcctcctttttttgtttttttcttctctaaaCCCTAGTTAAAAAACACATCATCCTCAGACAGAGAGCTGCTGTCTATGTGTCGCACAATGGCCTCCACGGTCACAGTGCTCCCGCTCTGTAAGGGATGACCTCCATCCTGCTGAGAGGCGGCCAAAGGGAGAAGGGAGGGACCCGGTTCAGAAGGAGCCAGAGAGTCTGTCCTGTCATGACTGTAGGCCTGGGTGTGGATGCTGTAGAGATGCTGTGGGACTCCAACGCTGCCACCATCCAACAGGAAGTGAGACAGGAAGTGTCTTTGTGCTGTTGAGGAAGGATTACCAATCAGCAATCGAAAAgtgttttttgggagggggggttccccctttttctccccaattgcatctggccaattaccccactcttcttagctgttccagtcactgctccaccccctctgccgatccaggaagggctgcagactaccacatacctccacatgtggagtcgccagccgcttcttttcacctgacagtgaggagtttcgccagggggacatagtgcatgggaagatcacgctattcctcccagttccccctcccccccgaacaggcgccccgaccgaccagaggaggcgctggtgcagcaaccaggacgcatacccacatccggcttcccacctgcagacacggccaattgtgccgttagggatgcccgatcaagccggacgtgacaaggggattcaaaccggcgatccccgtgttggtaggcaacggaatagaccgctacactacccggacacccccttgaAAAGGTTTTCTAACGAGGACAACCGAATCATGGTTTGAACTGCACAATAACAAAACAGTAGGAGCTTGTTCTCTATCCACCCCAACATTAGAGGTCAGTATCAGCCATCAAGAGGCCCAAGGTATTTACTACACGTGCAAGATGGTATTCTGCAATCAACGGTCAAAAGCGGTGAGCCATTATTATCAGTGCCATTCAATGTCAGTCACTCGTCAATGTCCCGGTCAATCAGGCTGAAACCAACCACAGTTAAGTTCTTACATGGTTTTATGAAACCGACACAGATTTTAATGTCCTTCATATATCATTGTTCAAAAATACTGCTGACAAATATTTAAAGGGTCGCCTGCAAAGCCTCCACAACGGAAACTGCAAGACGAGATTTTTTTTGCCAATGAACTGAAAAAAGGAATCATTTCATAAGAATTTAAACCATAAAGTATGGCTGACCAAAAGTCGATATACTACGTGTGAGGTCTCCATAGATGACCTACCTTGCAGGCTTGTGGAGGGCTCCTGGAAGCTCTCATTCAAGGACCACACATTCATGGCCGCCTCAGCCAAGGCAAACTGCTCGGCCACTCCTGGCAAACAGAATGCACATAAACACATTTTAAGCAGCTCTTCTCAGAAGCAAacaacctgtttttttttgttttattttgggttgtttttttctcAGGTCTGGCGGCTTGGGAAATTAAATAATGGAGACTGCATTTGAGTCACCATTTAAAATTAACTGAGGAGCTATTGATTTTCCTTGACTTCATCCCTGAACAAGCCAATAGCAAGACCAGACAGAACAACACCCGGCAGCTGACCGTCCCTTCAGGTCTGATGACTTCtccctgtttttttattttttaaaattaatATCGTTGATTGGTCTCACCTGCAGCGAAACGAGCTTCCTTGATCTCGTCCGTCATTTGGGAGTAGAATTGTTCGTCCTCCTGCAGCTCAGcccccatcccaccccaggccCCTCCGCCTTTACCCCGGCCCCGAGTCCAGGTCCCCCCGGCCCCCCTGGcctccccaccccctccccagCCCTTCCACTCGATCAGATGAGCCACCCGCCCCTGAGCCATCGCTGTTGGCTTGGTGATATGCTCCTTTATCGTGGCCACCAGGCCTAAGAGGGGGAGATACGGATAAGGCCGATTACACAGAGGGTATAAAGGGTGCAAACAAAGTTCAATCAAGAGTTGGAGGAAGAGgatagggggtggggtgggggatttAAGGAGAGgctgagatggagagatggactaGATAAAAGGATAATATTTTAAGGCGGAGATTGGAGAATGGAGAGTATAAATACCACAGTTTGCAACAAGGATGGGGGTATGGGAGAGATAAAAAGAGATGGAAGGAATTAAATGTGTCGTCACAAATTGGGTTTATTCATGAAACGTGCGAGAGAAAAACCTGATGGAGAGCGAATAAGGCTGTGAGGAGAAAAACAACAGGGTCAAAGAATCACCGTTTAATTTGTGCTCTGAGGCATTAAACATCATGTCAGTTCACGCTGTGGTTGAGAATCCCTGTTTTGCATAACCTGACATGCAAGGGACTTTACTGCCCTCCTGTCTGCCACGTCATGCAGATATGTGTAATGACTTAAACACTGACGGTGCTGCAACCTGGCATGGTCCGCAGCTATTCAGACGGCTTGGTCTGGCCAACCTTGGCCAACCAAGATTGTAGAGATAACCTTACACTTCCTGGTTCAAAACCGATAGCAGGTCTGTGAACTGAATTCACATGGCTGAACATGCTCAGAAATACTTGTTTGAATAAAGAAATTCAGTGCAGAATGCAACGCTTCATTGCTGCAGCAATCAGAGTTTTGCTTCTCTGTTTACTAGAAATTGGAACGAGAGTTCATGACCACCAACACCGCATAGACTCGTGTAAATATTTATCACAGGAAAATATTCAATGAATTGTTAAACAGGAATTAGTAGAtgaggaaatcaaagaaggttgaatcgttcatctggatacaacatttattgacagaaatgttccatcactcatctaagtcacctcttcagtctcaactactactactcctactactacttttggctgctcccgttaggggtcgccacagcggatcatcagtttccatttcttcctgtcttctgcatcttcctctgtcacaccagcccacctgcatgtcctccctcaccacatccataaacctcctctttggccttcctcttttcctctttcctggcagctccatattcagcatccttctcccaatatacccagcatctctcctccacacatgtccaagccatctcaatcttgcttctcttgctttgtctccaaaccatccaacctgaactgtccctctaatataatcattcctaatcctgtcctccttcatcactcccagtgaaaatcttagcatcttcaactctgccacctccagatccgcctcctgtcttttcgtcagtgccactgtctccaaaccatataacatagctggtctcacaaccatgttgtaaaccttccctttaactcttgctggcacccttctgtcgcaaatcactcgacactcttctccacccactccaccctgcctggactctcttcttcacctctcttccacgctccct
It encodes:
- the fam131c gene encoding protein FAM131C isoform X2 codes for the protein MAVLQGQEEGQLCAGKGGQKPSNGSMADKTGSYDIGELATSSLMGLVATIKEHITKPTAMAQGRVAHLIEWKGWGGGGEARGAGGTWTRGRGKGGGAWGGMGAELQEDEQFYSQMTDEIKEARFAAGVAEQFALAEAAMNVWSLNESFQEPSTSLQAQRHFLSHFLLDGGSVGVPQHLYSIHTQAYSHDRTDSLAPSEPGPSLLPLAASQQDGGHPLQSGSTVTVEAIVRHIDSSSLSEDDVFFN
- the fam131c gene encoding protein FAM131C isoform X1, with translation MGTCLCKGHKELQQPMAVLQGQEEGQLCAGKGGQKPSNGSMADKTGSYDIGELATSSLMGLVATIKEHITKPTAMAQGRVAHLIEWKGWGGGGEARGAGGTWTRGRGKGGGAWGGMGAELQEDEQFYSQMTDEIKEARFAAGVAEQFALAEAAMNVWSLNESFQEPSTSLQAQRHFLSHFLLDGGSVGVPQHLYSIHTQAYSHDRTDSLAPSEPGPSLLPLAASQQDGGHPLQSGSTVTVEAIVRHIDSSSLSEDDVFFN